A genomic region of Candidatus Saccharimonadales bacterium contains the following coding sequences:
- the rplT gene encoding 50S ribosomal protein L20: protein MRVKRGVAARAKHKKILKLAKGMQHNRTRSFRLAKQGVIRALQYAYRDRRNKKRDLRGLWITRINAAAREHGVTYGNLIAGLKKANIELDRKVLAELAVNEPKAFAAVVKSVK from the coding sequence ATGCGAGTAAAACGAGGCGTTGCAGCACGAGCTAAACACAAAAAGATTCTAAAGCTTGCCAAAGGTATGCAGCATAACCGTACGCGTTCATTCCGTCTTGCTAAGCAAGGGGTTATCCGCGCACTACAATACGCATACCGCGACCGACGCAACAAAAAGCGTGACCTTCGTGGTCTTTGGATCACCCGTATCAACGCGGCAGCACGTGAACACGGTGTCACGTACGGTAACCTTATCGCAGGCCTTAAGAAGGCTAATATTGAGCTAGACCGTAAGGTACTCGCTGAACTGGCCGTAAACGAGCCTAAAGCATTTGCCGCAGTCGTTAAATCTGTAAAATAA